A genomic stretch from Hemicordylus capensis ecotype Gifberg chromosome 1, rHemCap1.1.pri, whole genome shotgun sequence includes:
- the LCT gene encoding lactase/phlorizin hydrolase isoform X3 produces MIWETFANQSESERDIFLHDVFPSGFLWGTSTGSFNVEGGWAEDGKGESIWDRFGHEGHVHMKQTADVACDSYHKIEYDTYLLRGLQPNIYKFSISWPRIFHNGSKDSLNPQGVDYYNKLIDTLLDSNIEPMVTLFHWDLPQALQDLGGWQNESIINAFVDYASFCFATFGDRVKFWITFHEPWVISYAGYGTGQHPPGIADPGEASYQVAHVILKAHARAWHVYDIHYRPKQHGKVGIVLNSDWAEPKSPGSPDDVRAAELYLQFMLGWFAHPIFVNGDYPDILKSQIKQKNQECSTPIAKLPMFSDDEKLLLNGTADFFGLSHYTSRYISASINHSCTPSYENIGDFSQHVDPSWPQTPAPWLYVVPWGLRRLLRFVSQEYTGSRLPIYIAGNGAPTDDGGDLINDTTRLDYYRLYINEALKAIKLDAIDVQSYIARSLIDGFEGSSGYSQKFGLHHVNFENANRQRTPKESAYLFSTVIENNGFPSNVTRKFIQPLKKDVSMSTKLPSLPASDVPSKAKVVWEKFSTQTNFERDMYFYGTFPEGFLWGVSTSAYQTEGAWDADGKGPSIWDNFTHIPGNINNNDTGDIACDSYNKVDEDLYLLRALRVNTYRFSLSWPRIFPNGRINSINRQGVDYYNRLIDGLLARNITPMVTLYHWDMPQALQDIGGWENPILIELFDNFADFCFQTFGDRVKFWVTFNEPIAISWLGYDLGTFPPNMKDDPGYTVYKITHTILKAHARVYHTYDQKYRQSQKGVISLSLNIDWVEPKTPNDPRDVETADRYLQFMAGWFAHPIFKNGDYPEAMKWKVGNRSELQKLPSSRLPVFTEEEREYIRGTADVFCLNYYTSKIITHKTTRLKPYSYENDQERELKTDLSWPTSALDGMRAVPWGLRRLLNWIKEEYGNPPIYITENGVGIKTKSDVDDTSRIFYYKTHIDEALKAYNLDGVNLRGFVAWSFMDNFEWLSGYDPRFGLHQVDFDNPNRPRTPKRSAIYFAEIIHQNGLPQPKEEEFLYGKFPENFYWSVASAAYQIEGAWRADGKGLSIWDQFAHTPLKISNDENGDIACDSYHKMEADLAILKELKVTHYRFSISWPRILPDGTTQHINEAGLKYYERLVDALLAANIQPQVTMYHWDLPQALQNTGGWENETIIQTFKDYAELLFQRLGEKVKFWITLNEPYSISNIGHGYGVSAPGISARPGRAPYIVGHNLIKAHAEVWHLYNETYRSKQGGLISLAISAEWAEPKNPYKQEDIDAARRHVQFFAGWFAHPIFKNGDYSEVMKQRIRERSQGQSRLPVFTESEKQRIKGTFDFFGLNHYTTILASNLNYPALITSYDADRGVASITDRSWLGSGSFWLKVTPFGFRRLLKWIKEEYNNPPIYVTENGISERVDGGFHDIWRIHYLKNYINEALKGVVLDGIDLRGYTVWSLMDNFEWAVGFAERFGLYFTNYTDPNLSRIPKESSKYYTSIIRCNGFPDPASGPHLCLDPQPESTGGTPAPTSSAIWPTHDATTEKVEFLGLNLTSSHAEVALYVMFALLLVAVLGLAIFSCVYRKVAKKAHNQFLN; encoded by the exons ATGATCTGGGAAACATTTGCAAATCAATCTGAGTCAGAGAGAGATATTTTCCTACATGATGTTTTCCCTAGTGGTTTTCTCTGGggaacatcaacaggatcattTAATGTTGAAGGGGGCTGGGCAGAGGATGGGAAAGGAGAGAGTATTTGGGACCGATTTGGGCATGAAGGCCATGTCCATATGAAGCAAACAGCAGATGTTGCGTGTGATAGCTACCACAAGATAGAGTATGATACTTACCTGCTTAGAGGCCTTCAGCCAAACATCTATAAATTTTCTATATCGTGGCCTAGGATTTTTCACAATGGGAGTAAGGATAGCTTAAATCCTCAAGGAGTGGATTACTACAACAAGCTCATAGACACCTTGCTAGATTCTAACATTGAACCTATGGTGACCTTGTTCCATTGGGACCTGCCACAAGCTCTGCAGGATCTCGGTGGCTGGCAAAATGAGAGCATCATAAATGCCTTTGTAGATTATGCATCTTTCTGCTTTGCCACTTTTGGGGATCGGGTTAAATTCTGGATTACGTTCCATGAACCTTGGGTCATTAGCTATGCTGGCTATGGAACTGGACAGCACCCTCCAGGAATTGCTGATCCAGGAGAGGCATCATACCAG GTGGCTCATGTTATTCTCAAGGCTCATGCTCGAGCCTGGCATGTTTATGACATCCACTATCGCCCCAAACAGCACGGGAAAGTGGGAATTGTGTTGAATTCAGACTGGGCTGAACCCAAGTCCCCAGGAAGTCCTGACGATGTGAGAGCAGCAGAACTCTACTTGCAGTTCATGTTGGGCTGGTTTGCTCACCCAATCTTTGTCAACGGTGATTACCCAGATATCCTGAAATCCCAAATCAAACAGAAGAACCAGGAATGCTCTACCCCAATCGCCAAACTTCCCATGTTCAGTGATGATGAGAAGCTTTTGTTGAATGGGACTGCTGACTTCTTTGGCCTTTCCCACTACACTTCTAGGTATATTAGTGCTTCCATTAATCATTCCTGCACTCCAAGCTATGAGAATATTGGGGACTTTTCCCAACACGTGGATCCTTCTTGGCCCCAGACACCTGCACCTTGGCTCTATGTAGTTCCCTGGGGACTGAGGAGACTGCTGCGGTTCGTGTCCCAAGAATACACAGGAAGCAGGCTCCCAATTTACATAGCAGGGAATGGCGCACCAACGGATGATGGAGGTGATTTGATCAATGATACTACAAGACTGGATTACTACCGTCTCTATATCAATGAAGCTTTAAAAG CTATAAAACTAGATGCCATTGATGTGCAGTCATACATTGCCCGATCTTTGATTGACGGCTTTGAAGGCTCATCAGGTTATAGCCAAAAGTTTGGCTTACACCATGTGAATTTTGAAAATGCAAACAGACAAAGGACCCCAAAGGAATCGGCATATCTCTTCTCCACTGTTATAGAAAATAATGGATTTCCTAGCAATGTTACAAGGAAATTTATTCAGCCACTCAAAAAGGATGTCTCCATGTCCACAAAGTTACCTAGTTTACCAGCTTCTGACGTTCCTTCAAAGGCAAAGGTGGTTTGGGAAAAATTTTCAACCCAGACTAATTTTGAAAGAGACATGTATTTTTACGGCACTTTCCCAGAAGGTTTTCTGTGGGGTGTTTCCACTTCTGCCTACCAAACTGAAGGAGCTTGGGATGCAGATGGGAAAGGACCTAGCATCTGGGATAACTTTACTCATATCCCAGGGAATATTAACAACAATGATACAGGAGATATAGCTTGTGACAGTTACAATAAAGTAGATGAAGACCTTTATTTACTGAGAGCTTTAAGGGTAAATACCTATCGCTTCTCCCTCTCATGGCCTCGTATTTTTCCAAATGGAAGAATTAATTCCATAAATAGACAAGGTGTTGATTATTACAACCGATTGATTGATGGTCTGCTTGCCCGAAATATCACCCCGATGGTCACGCTCTACCACTGGGATATGCCCCAAGCTCTGCAAGACATTGGTGGCTGGGAGAATCCCATATTAATTGAACTATTTGATAATTTTGCAGACTTTTGTTTTCAGACATTTGGAGACAGGGTCAAGTTCTGGGTTACTTTCAATGAACCTATTGCGATTTCATGGCTAGGCTATGATCTGGGAACGTTCCCCCCAAATATGAAAGATGATCCAGGTTATACTGTCTATAAGATTACTCATACAATACTGAAAGCTCATGCCAGAGTCTACCATACCTATGACCAGAAATACAGACAGAGTCAGAAAGGTGTCATTTCTTTGAGTCTTAACATAGATTGGGTTGAACCGAAGACACCGAATGATCCCCGGGATGTGGAAACAGCTGATCGTTACCTTCAGTTCATGGCAGGGTGGTTTGCACAtccgatttttaaaaatggtgattacCCAGAGGCCATGAAGTGGAAAGTAGGGAACAGGAGTGAGCTACAGAAGCTGCCATCTTCCCGGCTACCTGTTTTcacagaagaggagagagaataTATCAGGGGCACAGCAGATGTCTTCTGCCTGAACTATTATACCTCCAAAATTATCACACACAAGACCACTAGGCTGAAACCATACTCTTACGAGAACGACCAAGAACGAGAGCTGAAGACTGACCTTTCTTGGCCTACCTCAGCACTGGATGGAATGCGAGCAGTACCCTGGGGGCTGCGGAGGCTACTAAACTGGATCAAAGAGGAATATGGCAATCCTCCCATTTATATTACTGAGAATGGGGTTGGGATCAAAACTAAATCTGACGTGGATGATACCAGCAGGATCTTTTACTACAAAACTCACATTGATGAAGCCTTGAAAG CCTACAACCTGGACGGGGTGAATCTTCGAGGCTTTGTTGCTTGGTCTTTCATGGATAATTTTGAATGGTTGAGTGGTTACGATCCAAGATTCGGACTTCACCAGGTTGACTTTGACAATCCAAACCGGCCACGAACCCCAAAACGTTCTGCTATATATTTTGCTGAAATCATACACCAAAATGGACTCCCGCAGCCAAAAGAGGAGGAGTTTCTTTATGGGAAGTTTCCAGAGAACTTTTACTGGAGTGTGGCATCTGCAGCATATCAG ATTGAAGGAgcctggagagcagatgggaaagGCCTCAGCATTTGGGACCAGTTCGCTCATACTCCTCTGAAAATCAGCAATGATGAAAATGGAGACATTGCCTGTGACAGCTACCACAAGATGGAGGCAGACTTGGCCATTCTGAAAGAGCTCAAGGTGACTCATTATCGCTTCTCGATTTCCTGGCCTCGCATCCTCCCTGATGGAACCACCCAACATATAAATGAAGCTGGACTGAAATACTATGAAAGACTTGTTGATGCTCTCCTCGCAGCTAATATCCAGCCTCAG GTAACTATGTACCATTGGGACCTTCCTCAGGCCCTTCAGAACACTGGAGGGTGGGAAAATGAGACCATAATCCAGACATTCAAAGACtatgcagagctcctctttcaGAGGCTTGGAGAGAAGGTGAAATTTTGGATAACCTTGAATGAGCCCTACTCCATCTCTAATATTGGGCATGGTTATGGAGTATCTGCTCCAG GAATTTCTGCCAGACCAGGCCGTGCCCCTTACATAGTGGGTCACAACCTAATCAAGGCCCATGCAGAAGTCTGGCATCTCTACAATGAAACATACCGTTCCAAACAAGGAGGGCTGATCTCTCTTGCCATCAGCGCAGAGTGGGCTGAACCAAAGAACCCTTACAAGCAAGAAGACATTGATGCAGCCAGGCGACATGTTCAG TTTTTTGCTGGTTGGTTTGCTCACCCTATCTTCAAAAACGGAGACTATAGTGAGGTGATGAAGCAGAGGATACGAGAGAGAAGCCAGGGCCAATCGCG aCTCCCTGTATTTACTGAAAGTGAAAAGCAGAGGATTAAAGGCACCTTTGATTTCTTTGGTTTGAACCACTATACCACAATACTGGCATCCAACTTAAATTATCCTGCTTTGATTACATCCTATGATGCCGACAG GGGGGTTGCTTCAATAACAGACCGCAGCTGGTTGGGCTCTGGCTCCTTTTGGTTGAAGGTAACCCCTTTTGGCTTCAGGAGACTACTGAAGTGGATTAAGGAAGAATACAATAATCCACCTATTTACGTCACTGAGAATGGAATTTCAGAACGTGTAGATGGGGGCTTCCATGATATCTGGCGAATTCATTACTTAAAGAATTACATCAATGAAGCTTTAAAAG GAGTTGTACTTGATGGCATTGATCTGCGAGGCTACACAGTATGGAGCTTGATGGACAATTTTGAATGGGCAGTGGGATTTGCTGAAAGATTTGGATTGTATTTTACCAACTACACAGACCCAAATCTGTCCAGGATTCCAAAGGAGTCTTCAAAATACTACACATCTATCATCCGGTGTAATGGCTTTCCAGATCCAGCATCTGGACCCCATTTGTGTCTAGATCCACAACCTGAAA GCACTGGTGGTACTCCTGCACCAACTAGCAGCGCCATTTGGCCTACACACGATGCCACCACGGAGAAAGTGGAATTCTTGGGACTGAACTTGACTTCATCTCATGCAGAAGTAGCCCTTTATGTGATGTTTGCACTATTACTGGTGGCTGTACTGGGCCTTGCTATTTTCTCATGTGTATACAGGAAGGTGGCCAAAAAGGCCCACAACCAATTTTTAAACTAA
- the LCT gene encoding lactase/phlorizin hydrolase isoform X1, with the protein MKVLLFGLNFNECSSRRENRFATVASIFSAIRKDQSFAIGYDVNDFLDNSSDKAVWLYTQNLAIQLKPKEAQQSVVAPLSSYQMIWETFANQSESERDIFLHDVFPSGFLWGTSTGSFNVEGGWAEDGKGESIWDRFGHEGHVHMKQTADVACDSYHKIEYDTYLLRGLQPNIYKFSISWPRIFHNGSKDSLNPQGVDYYNKLIDTLLDSNIEPMVTLFHWDLPQALQDLGGWQNESIINAFVDYASFCFATFGDRVKFWITFHEPWVISYAGYGTGQHPPGIADPGEASYQVAHVILKAHARAWHVYDIHYRPKQHGKVGIVLNSDWAEPKSPGSPDDVRAAELYLQFMLGWFAHPIFVNGDYPDILKSQIKQKNQECSTPIAKLPMFSDDEKLLLNGTADFFGLSHYTSRYISASINHSCTPSYENIGDFSQHVDPSWPQTPAPWLYVVPWGLRRLLRFVSQEYTGSRLPIYIAGNGAPTDDGGDLINDTTRLDYYRLYINEALKAIKLDAIDVQSYIARSLIDGFEGSSGYSQKFGLHHVNFENANRQRTPKESAYLFSTVIENNGFPSNVTRKFIQPLKKDVSMSTKLPSLPASDVPSKAKVVWEKFSTQTNFERDMYFYGTFPEGFLWGVSTSAYQTEGAWDADGKGPSIWDNFTHIPGNINNNDTGDIACDSYNKVDEDLYLLRALRVNTYRFSLSWPRIFPNGRINSINRQGVDYYNRLIDGLLARNITPMVTLYHWDMPQALQDIGGWENPILIELFDNFADFCFQTFGDRVKFWVTFNEPIAISWLGYDLGTFPPNMKDDPGYTVYKITHTILKAHARVYHTYDQKYRQSQKGVISLSLNIDWVEPKTPNDPRDVETADRYLQFMAGWFAHPIFKNGDYPEAMKWKVGNRSELQKLPSSRLPVFTEEEREYIRGTADVFCLNYYTSKIITHKTTRLKPYSYENDQERELKTDLSWPTSALDGMRAVPWGLRRLLNWIKEEYGNPPIYITENGVGIKTKSDVDDTSRIFYYKTHIDEALKAYNLDGVNLRGFVAWSFMDNFEWLSGYDPRFGLHQVDFDNPNRPRTPKRSAIYFAEIIHQNGLPQPKEEEFLYGKFPENFYWSVASAAYQIEGAWRADGKGLSIWDQFAHTPLKISNDENGDIACDSYHKMEADLAILKELKVTHYRFSISWPRILPDGTTQHINEAGLKYYERLVDALLAANIQPQVTMYHWDLPQALQNTGGWENETIIQTFKDYAELLFQRLGEKVKFWITLNEPYSISNIGHGYGVSAPGISARPGRAPYIVGHNLIKAHAEVWHLYNETYRSKQGGLISLAISAEWAEPKNPYKQEDIDAARRHVQFFAGWFAHPIFKNGDYSEVMKQRIRERSQGQSRLPVFTESEKQRIKGTFDFFGLNHYTTILASNLNYPALITSYDADRGVASITDRSWLGSGSFWLKVTPFGFRRLLKWIKEEYNNPPIYVTENGISERVDGGFHDIWRIHYLKNYINEALKGVVLDGIDLRGYTVWSLMDNFEWAVGFAERFGLYFTNYTDPNLSRIPKESSKYYTSIIRCNGFPDPASGPHLCLDPQPESTGGTPAPTSSAIWPTHDATTEKVEFLGLNLTSSHAEVALYVMFALLLVAVLGLAIFSCVYRKVAKKAHNQFLN; encoded by the exons GTTGTACACACAAAACCTGGCCATCCAGCTAaagccaaaggaggcacagcagtCTGTCGTCGCCCCGCTTTCATCCTATCAAATGATCTGGGAAACATTTGCAAATCAATCTGAGTCAGAGAGAGATATTTTCCTACATGATGTTTTCCCTAGTGGTTTTCTCTGGggaacatcaacaggatcattTAATGTTGAAGGGGGCTGGGCAGAGGATGGGAAAGGAGAGAGTATTTGGGACCGATTTGGGCATGAAGGCCATGTCCATATGAAGCAAACAGCAGATGTTGCGTGTGATAGCTACCACAAGATAGAGTATGATACTTACCTGCTTAGAGGCCTTCAGCCAAACATCTATAAATTTTCTATATCGTGGCCTAGGATTTTTCACAATGGGAGTAAGGATAGCTTAAATCCTCAAGGAGTGGATTACTACAACAAGCTCATAGACACCTTGCTAGATTCTAACATTGAACCTATGGTGACCTTGTTCCATTGGGACCTGCCACAAGCTCTGCAGGATCTCGGTGGCTGGCAAAATGAGAGCATCATAAATGCCTTTGTAGATTATGCATCTTTCTGCTTTGCCACTTTTGGGGATCGGGTTAAATTCTGGATTACGTTCCATGAACCTTGGGTCATTAGCTATGCTGGCTATGGAACTGGACAGCACCCTCCAGGAATTGCTGATCCAGGAGAGGCATCATACCAG GTGGCTCATGTTATTCTCAAGGCTCATGCTCGAGCCTGGCATGTTTATGACATCCACTATCGCCCCAAACAGCACGGGAAAGTGGGAATTGTGTTGAATTCAGACTGGGCTGAACCCAAGTCCCCAGGAAGTCCTGACGATGTGAGAGCAGCAGAACTCTACTTGCAGTTCATGTTGGGCTGGTTTGCTCACCCAATCTTTGTCAACGGTGATTACCCAGATATCCTGAAATCCCAAATCAAACAGAAGAACCAGGAATGCTCTACCCCAATCGCCAAACTTCCCATGTTCAGTGATGATGAGAAGCTTTTGTTGAATGGGACTGCTGACTTCTTTGGCCTTTCCCACTACACTTCTAGGTATATTAGTGCTTCCATTAATCATTCCTGCACTCCAAGCTATGAGAATATTGGGGACTTTTCCCAACACGTGGATCCTTCTTGGCCCCAGACACCTGCACCTTGGCTCTATGTAGTTCCCTGGGGACTGAGGAGACTGCTGCGGTTCGTGTCCCAAGAATACACAGGAAGCAGGCTCCCAATTTACATAGCAGGGAATGGCGCACCAACGGATGATGGAGGTGATTTGATCAATGATACTACAAGACTGGATTACTACCGTCTCTATATCAATGAAGCTTTAAAAG CTATAAAACTAGATGCCATTGATGTGCAGTCATACATTGCCCGATCTTTGATTGACGGCTTTGAAGGCTCATCAGGTTATAGCCAAAAGTTTGGCTTACACCATGTGAATTTTGAAAATGCAAACAGACAAAGGACCCCAAAGGAATCGGCATATCTCTTCTCCACTGTTATAGAAAATAATGGATTTCCTAGCAATGTTACAAGGAAATTTATTCAGCCACTCAAAAAGGATGTCTCCATGTCCACAAAGTTACCTAGTTTACCAGCTTCTGACGTTCCTTCAAAGGCAAAGGTGGTTTGGGAAAAATTTTCAACCCAGACTAATTTTGAAAGAGACATGTATTTTTACGGCACTTTCCCAGAAGGTTTTCTGTGGGGTGTTTCCACTTCTGCCTACCAAACTGAAGGAGCTTGGGATGCAGATGGGAAAGGACCTAGCATCTGGGATAACTTTACTCATATCCCAGGGAATATTAACAACAATGATACAGGAGATATAGCTTGTGACAGTTACAATAAAGTAGATGAAGACCTTTATTTACTGAGAGCTTTAAGGGTAAATACCTATCGCTTCTCCCTCTCATGGCCTCGTATTTTTCCAAATGGAAGAATTAATTCCATAAATAGACAAGGTGTTGATTATTACAACCGATTGATTGATGGTCTGCTTGCCCGAAATATCACCCCGATGGTCACGCTCTACCACTGGGATATGCCCCAAGCTCTGCAAGACATTGGTGGCTGGGAGAATCCCATATTAATTGAACTATTTGATAATTTTGCAGACTTTTGTTTTCAGACATTTGGAGACAGGGTCAAGTTCTGGGTTACTTTCAATGAACCTATTGCGATTTCATGGCTAGGCTATGATCTGGGAACGTTCCCCCCAAATATGAAAGATGATCCAGGTTATACTGTCTATAAGATTACTCATACAATACTGAAAGCTCATGCCAGAGTCTACCATACCTATGACCAGAAATACAGACAGAGTCAGAAAGGTGTCATTTCTTTGAGTCTTAACATAGATTGGGTTGAACCGAAGACACCGAATGATCCCCGGGATGTGGAAACAGCTGATCGTTACCTTCAGTTCATGGCAGGGTGGTTTGCACAtccgatttttaaaaatggtgattacCCAGAGGCCATGAAGTGGAAAGTAGGGAACAGGAGTGAGCTACAGAAGCTGCCATCTTCCCGGCTACCTGTTTTcacagaagaggagagagaataTATCAGGGGCACAGCAGATGTCTTCTGCCTGAACTATTATACCTCCAAAATTATCACACACAAGACCACTAGGCTGAAACCATACTCTTACGAGAACGACCAAGAACGAGAGCTGAAGACTGACCTTTCTTGGCCTACCTCAGCACTGGATGGAATGCGAGCAGTACCCTGGGGGCTGCGGAGGCTACTAAACTGGATCAAAGAGGAATATGGCAATCCTCCCATTTATATTACTGAGAATGGGGTTGGGATCAAAACTAAATCTGACGTGGATGATACCAGCAGGATCTTTTACTACAAAACTCACATTGATGAAGCCTTGAAAG CCTACAACCTGGACGGGGTGAATCTTCGAGGCTTTGTTGCTTGGTCTTTCATGGATAATTTTGAATGGTTGAGTGGTTACGATCCAAGATTCGGACTTCACCAGGTTGACTTTGACAATCCAAACCGGCCACGAACCCCAAAACGTTCTGCTATATATTTTGCTGAAATCATACACCAAAATGGACTCCCGCAGCCAAAAGAGGAGGAGTTTCTTTATGGGAAGTTTCCAGAGAACTTTTACTGGAGTGTGGCATCTGCAGCATATCAG ATTGAAGGAgcctggagagcagatgggaaagGCCTCAGCATTTGGGACCAGTTCGCTCATACTCCTCTGAAAATCAGCAATGATGAAAATGGAGACATTGCCTGTGACAGCTACCACAAGATGGAGGCAGACTTGGCCATTCTGAAAGAGCTCAAGGTGACTCATTATCGCTTCTCGATTTCCTGGCCTCGCATCCTCCCTGATGGAACCACCCAACATATAAATGAAGCTGGACTGAAATACTATGAAAGACTTGTTGATGCTCTCCTCGCAGCTAATATCCAGCCTCAG GTAACTATGTACCATTGGGACCTTCCTCAGGCCCTTCAGAACACTGGAGGGTGGGAAAATGAGACCATAATCCAGACATTCAAAGACtatgcagagctcctctttcaGAGGCTTGGAGAGAAGGTGAAATTTTGGATAACCTTGAATGAGCCCTACTCCATCTCTAATATTGGGCATGGTTATGGAGTATCTGCTCCAG GAATTTCTGCCAGACCAGGCCGTGCCCCTTACATAGTGGGTCACAACCTAATCAAGGCCCATGCAGAAGTCTGGCATCTCTACAATGAAACATACCGTTCCAAACAAGGAGGGCTGATCTCTCTTGCCATCAGCGCAGAGTGGGCTGAACCAAAGAACCCTTACAAGCAAGAAGACATTGATGCAGCCAGGCGACATGTTCAG TTTTTTGCTGGTTGGTTTGCTCACCCTATCTTCAAAAACGGAGACTATAGTGAGGTGATGAAGCAGAGGATACGAGAGAGAAGCCAGGGCCAATCGCG aCTCCCTGTATTTACTGAAAGTGAAAAGCAGAGGATTAAAGGCACCTTTGATTTCTTTGGTTTGAACCACTATACCACAATACTGGCATCCAACTTAAATTATCCTGCTTTGATTACATCCTATGATGCCGACAG GGGGGTTGCTTCAATAACAGACCGCAGCTGGTTGGGCTCTGGCTCCTTTTGGTTGAAGGTAACCCCTTTTGGCTTCAGGAGACTACTGAAGTGGATTAAGGAAGAATACAATAATCCACCTATTTACGTCACTGAGAATGGAATTTCAGAACGTGTAGATGGGGGCTTCCATGATATCTGGCGAATTCATTACTTAAAGAATTACATCAATGAAGCTTTAAAAG GAGTTGTACTTGATGGCATTGATCTGCGAGGCTACACAGTATGGAGCTTGATGGACAATTTTGAATGGGCAGTGGGATTTGCTGAAAGATTTGGATTGTATTTTACCAACTACACAGACCCAAATCTGTCCAGGATTCCAAAGGAGTCTTCAAAATACTACACATCTATCATCCGGTGTAATGGCTTTCCAGATCCAGCATCTGGACCCCATTTGTGTCTAGATCCACAACCTGAAA GCACTGGTGGTACTCCTGCACCAACTAGCAGCGCCATTTGGCCTACACACGATGCCACCACGGAGAAAGTGGAATTCTTGGGACTGAACTTGACTTCATCTCATGCAGAAGTAGCCCTTTATGTGATGTTTGCACTATTACTGGTGGCTGTACTGGGCCTTGCTATTTTCTCATGTGTATACAGGAAGGTGGCCAAAAAGGCCCACAACCAATTTTTAAACTAA